The following are from one region of the Corylus avellana chromosome ca1, CavTom2PMs-1.0 genome:
- the LOC132168119 gene encoding uncharacterized protein LOC132168119 — protein sequence MRFSRNTAVHNGVILDAKSLSCFVKKVSLDHFEAWKRSFPAELWSPPEPNTFKINFDTTIRESFSTQSAICRDSNGRIIKAISQISPLCDPTYGEALAASFAISMATSLKLLVFSLEGDSQVVITALLHLP from the coding sequence ATGCGGTTCAGCAGAAACACGGCAGTTCATAATGGCGTAATCCTAGATGCAAAGTCCCTCTCTTGCTTTGTCAAAAAAGTTTCTTTGGATCATTTTGAGGCTTGGAAAAGGAGTTTCCCAGCTGAACTTTGGTCCCCTCCGGAGCCTAATACTTTCAAGATAAATTTTGATACAACAATTCGTGAGTCATTCTCTACTCAAAGTGCTATTTGCAGGGACTCAAATGGGAGAATTATAAAGGCTATTTCTCAAATCAGCCCCTTATGTGACCCAACGTATGGGGAAGCTTTGGCAGCTTCTTTTGCAATTTCTATGGCTACATCTCTGAAGCTCTTAGTGTTCTCTTTGGAAGGTGACTCGCAGGTGGTTATTACAGCTCTTCTCCACCTTCCATAG